The Kwoniella shivajii chromosome 4, complete sequence genome segment TGTCTACAGTATGACCGCGAGtgatttcttgaattttgAGTGGCAGAAAATCGATCGTTTCACAGTTACACAGTCACCAATAATCAAATAATAATATTTTGAAAGGATCTATATCGATAAGAGTCATGAAAGGTTTTTTGGCCAGATCGTTCCTTTCAACTAGTCCGATATCACAGTGATATGCAGAGTATAATGATCAAAGTGGTTGACtggaaaatgatgatgatatgatccGACTTTTCAATCTTTCCCAATTTCACATGACTTTAACCCCGGGCAATACGAGAAAACAGAATGAATTCCTTCATTCCTATCCCAACAGATGGGCAGATCCTCTCTGTTCTAAACAGCGGGCTACTAGATAAAAGTCCAAATGAGCTATTCGGATATCCTGTGAGTAATGAATCCCATTAAACCTTAATCGAGAATTCATCGTTGATATATACCCCTTCGAAAAAAGGCAATACAATTGAATACACTGTACCAATCCCTCGAAACGACGTTCGAATCTTTAGATGCTCGTCACATCACCGCTCTAGCCCAATCTCATTCTCCAGAGTTACTTGATTCTGAACACAAGGTCTCACTCAAATCCGTCAGAAAGGGTCAGAATAAAGATTACTGGATTGTATTTCAGCCTCTCTCCGAACTCGAACCTGatcacaatatcatcaacgcAGATTCACAGACATCGAGATCACAGAGACAACGATCAactgatgatgagaaggtTTCAAATCACGACGATTATCGAGATGGTCCGAAAACAGTGGAACTACTATCGGACTTACcaggaggtgaaggatatGATAAACAACCTAAATCATCTAGGAGAAAATTGTTTAATGCTTTGGGTCTGAAGAAAGTTCCTTCTTTCAGACATAAAGCTTCTGCGCCCGAGGTAGCTCATAAAGACATCTCAGTAAATGATAATCATGTCTCACAGCTGGATGAGAGAGATCTTCGTCAAGCACGAGACGACCATGTCAGCCAGAGGGGTGAAGGCAAGCCTCAAGATTGGCTGGAGGACACTAGACGATGGCAGAAGAAACCAGAAAGGAAAGGTACAGAATTCGATATTATAGCTTCCTATGATCATTCCGacgttgaagatgaaggagaagatcaagataagCACCAAGATGGAAACAAATACCAAGAACAAGGCAGACGTGCGATAGGACCAGATGACGGTCATGCTACTCATGATGTTAGAGGGATCGTCGCCCATCCGGCCAAgtcagaagatgataccatGGAGACGAAGAAAATTGGTGAGAGTCCTAATTTTAGTGAAGCAGGAGAATATCACGGTACGTATAAGGTGAGAGATTCAAGAGATAAAATCGAGGATTTCCCAAAAGATAATACATCAAATCGTCACGACACATTTCCCAACTCCAGGTCGACGCAATATACTGACACGACTGAAGATCACTCATCAGACAACATATACAAagtaggtgatgatgactCTTCCTCTTTAGAACAGTCTTCAGAATCTGACACGGATGATGGGCACTATGAAACaaagaaagcaaagaagatcatcatTCATGATCAGCATCGTGACGAGAATGATAAATCCGATCACGGCGAGACGATCGATGCGAAAAGTCGATCTCGACGAGAGGATATTCCAGAGAACAAGTCACAGCGTCAGATCTCTAGcgacgaaggtgaagacgTTGATAGCGATgtagaaagagaaagagcaTATCATACTCAAGCGGCCGAGAAGCAGGCGCGTAAACACCACTCCAGCTCCTCTATCCTCGAAACAGAAGATACACCTAGTGCCAGCCATAAAAGCGGAccttcctcctcgtcctcagACAAGCAAAGGAAGcacaaaagaaaaagcaagagCAAACACCAAGAAGAGTCGCCCGATAGTGAAGATCCCCGGCATATCTCTAAGAACACACCGCCAACTCCATTCCTGGTGAAAGCTTTCGAAGATCTGCCGTTCGAACCTGATACTCGTATTGTAAGTATGATAATTTCCAGATTTTACCCCAGCTGCTGGTGGCTGAGTGTCATTGATGACTGGTTTGCAAATATAGTTCGATACCATGTCATGGCTTAAAGATAGGTGGCAGCTTGTTTTTGCCGAGTTATTAGCTGTTTTCGGTATGGTGTATATCATTCAAGCTACTGGGTTGTGATTCTCTCGTGACTCGATACTGTATGCAGTCTTTCGCGCCGAATTGTGTTGTATATAacggaaaagaaggatgcgATGCATGTGATATCATTATCGTAAATTTCAAATATCTCTATGGGGAATCAACAAAATCTTAAAGCATCACCACTCCGATACCAGAGCTCTGTTTGAGGGATGTTGTTCTTTGACCACCGTCAATAGGTGCGCAACTCCAGTTGTACAAGTAGTCTGTAGTGGGATCCGTGATTAGCTTATTTGACATCTCTCCATATGATGCGGAAGGATGATCAGTGAAGCGATACTCACAATTGAGATAACCATCTCCCGGTCCGAACTGATAAGACAATGATGACGGTCAGCTAACGCACGTTTAAGAGATGCGGAGCAAGCTCACTTTTTGTTCTTGTAAAAACAAGTTATTATCCAAACAACTCAACCCGTTAAGTACGTCAAATCCAGCCTGTCAATTATCATCAATTTAGCCTCGAGCATGATACCTTTGTTATACAGATGATGAAACTGAACATACCGCTTTGGCGATACTTAACATATCGTTAGTCAAAGCATTCAATCTCTCCTCCAATTTCTTGTTTGCTTTGGCATCATGCGTAGCTGCGTCATCTGATGATCCACCAGCTGAGAAAATGACATCGGAAGCGTAATAGAAAAGATAAGCAGCGTTGAGAACATCATGTTTGGGGTGTTTCATTATTGTCGATGGAAGAGAATAGAACGACATGAAATCCGTTATCAAGTGTGTAGTTGGATCCTACAAGACGAGAAGAAATCGCCATCAGTTGAAGTATACTGAGTATATGATTTGAATTTAGGACAGCTGATGATTTGggcaactcacctcgacaaCATAAGACCACACGACTTGTTCAACCctcttaccaccttcttctctaccttgaccAGATAAGAACCAATgttcaacttcctcatctttACTAAACGTTTGAGCGACATCAAATCTGGATAAGTATTTTCGAAGCAAATTTCCAACTTGAGGTACATCTGCAGTATTCATTTCTCTAAATCCGGGTAaacgaggatgaggaggaacAGAGTATGATTTGACCAATCGAGCAATTGTGTATCCTcttggtaaaggtgagaAACCGATATCTACTAATTTGGGTGGATTCAGGTTACGGTGCCAATACCTTTGCGGGAAGTGTTTCAGCTCAAGCACTAACATCCTCTTCTCAGACCCTGCGATGTAAAAATCGGAATTTGGGAGAGTACCTGAATTGAGCACATACCTGCATGTTCCTATAGGTGTAGGGATCACTACACCTCCAGTGTAGATAGCTTGCCAGACATTTTCCAAATTGACTCTTCTTGTCACCTCTTTAATTAATACAGGGGTCAATCGTTTCGATCGAAGTTTCTTATGTACACAGAGAAAATTGATGTCCGCAGCGTTAAAGGTCCTATAAATTTAGAATGAATCAGCCATACGACACAAAGCGAAAAGATTCTAGCATAGAggttactcactttgatctcacTCTGATCTCAATGTCGATACCG includes the following:
- a CDS encoding glycylpeptide N-tetradecanoyltransferase, which gives rise to MPVPQDDSLPVGNPTSSSQTIPAEAQPEVAQVLEKFQKLGEDAAAEDESDDDDAEGAEGAEDGVEDEGANEGAGGEGGKKKKKKKKKGKASKAIQKLKNITTGQAPQQVIDAVREQMDPQEASAATDEEIQKALKAADLMKILDGKLALGNKSNTKNLGEHKFWKTQPVPQFPTSSSRAILEEGPIDDLKAPSDVKQEPGTLPSGFVWSLIDIKNEVQCKEVYELLSENYVEDDEAMFRFKYSKEFLLWALTAPGYYANWHIGVRVQKTGKLIAFISGIDIEIRVRSKTFNAADINFLCVHKKLRSKRLTPVLIKEVTRRVNLENVWQAIYTGGVVIPTPIGTCRYWHRNLNPPKLVDIGFSPLPRGYTIARLVKSYSVPPHPRLPGFREMNTADVPQVGNLLRKYLSRFDVAQTFSKDEEVEHWFLSGQGREEGGKRVEQVVWSYVVEDPTTHLITDFMSFYSLPSTIMKHPKHDVLNAAYLFYYASDVIFSAGGSSDDAATHDAKANKKLEERLNALTNDMLSIAKAAGFDVLNGLSCLDNNLFLQEQKFGPGDGYLNYYLYNWSCAPIDGGQRTTSLKQSSGIGVVML